The window CAGATAAAGTAATTATAGTAACCGGCGGTGCAAAAGGCATAGGCGAGGGCATAGTTAAAGTTTTGGCTGCCGAGGGCGCCATCCCGGTTATTATAGGCCGCAGCGAGGTTGATAATCTTAAAGTTGTCCATGAAGTTGAAGCCGCCGGTGGCAGGGCCTTCCAGGTTGCGGCCGAACTTACCGACCCTAAAGCCAACGAAAACGCCATTACCGCCACTGTAGCCAAATATGGCCGTATAGATGGCCTGGTAAATAACGCGGGGGTAAATGATGGTGTAGGCCTGGAAGACGGCAATTACGAAGCCTTCATCGCATCGCTGCATAAAAATGTGGTGCATTATTACCTGATGGCCCATTACGCCCTGCCCGAACTCATCAAATCCAAAGGCGCTATCGTCAATATCACCTCCAAAACTGCCGACACCGGCCAGGGGCATACCTCGGGCTATGCGGCGGCGAACGGTGGCCGTAATGCCTTAACCCGCGAGTGGGCCGTGGAGCTGTTGAAATACGGTATCCGCGTAAACGCCGTGGTGGTAGCCGAATGCTGGACCCCCCTGTACGAAACC is drawn from Mucilaginibacter ginsenosidivorax and contains these coding sequences:
- a CDS encoding SDR family oxidoreductase, producing the protein MNLQLTDKVIIVTGGAKGIGEGIVKVLAAEGAIPVIIGRSEVDNLKVVHEVEAAGGRAFQVAAELTDPKANENAITATVAKYGRIDGLVNNAGVNDGVGLEDGNYEAFIASLHKNVVHYYLMAHYALPELIKSKGAIVNITSKTADTGQGHTSGYAAANGGRNALTREWAVELLKYGIRVNAVVVAECWTPLYETWLSKMADPEAKLQEIQSKIPLGNRMTTAEELANTTAFLLSPVSSHTTGQLVYVDGGYTHLDRALANA